The following proteins are co-located in the Streptococcus anginosus genome:
- a CDS encoding cytochrome c family protein codes for MDIDTEKDAHLFIDPLLLSADYEAIVVDFLATAYDLYYQKNQKDYALGLFIHSKECDAIHLGYSSSKSKGKGVSKEMLDQYFGYVSRAIDSLKERLLTPIAMPVFVKRFSKDRMSDLLASLLKKKLLEYSLEQAKIHGLKISDEVVSFDYWDIENHQWSTFESRYVVVQNNDKNDDELLILVPKTIVSQSFVVTPARYISAIFDRLQTMSKYKRPNGKVLTKKELRKREITDKYVTDKDKEYILNKTMENPDWFERYYDHSVKFNDNKSLSDDVLIKYLKK; via the coding sequence TTGGATATCGATACAGAGAAGGATGCGCACTTATTTATAGATCCATTATTACTATCGGCAGATTATGAAGCAATTGTAGTTGACTTTTTAGCTACAGCTTATGATTTATATTATCAAAAAAATCAAAAAGATTATGCATTGGGGCTATTTATTCATTCAAAAGAATGCGATGCAATCCACTTAGGCTACTCCTCAAGTAAATCTAAAGGTAAGGGTGTTTCCAAAGAAATGCTAGATCAATATTTTGGTTATGTTTCAAGAGCGATAGATTCTTTGAAGGAAAGATTATTGACCCCTATTGCCATGCCAGTTTTTGTTAAAAGATTTTCTAAGGATAGAATGTCTGATTTACTCGCAAGTCTTTTGAAGAAAAAATTGTTAGAGTATTCTTTGGAACAAGCGAAAATTCATGGTTTGAAAATTAGTGATGAGGTTGTAAGTTTTGATTATTGGGACATAGAAAATCATCAGTGGTCTACATTTGAAAGTCGCTATGTCGTTGTTCAAAATAATGATAAAAATGACGATGAACTTTTAATTCTAGTTCCTAAAACGATTGTAAGCCAGAGTTTTGTTGTGACTCCTGCTAGATATATTTCAGCTATTTTTGATCGGCTTCAGACGATGTCTAAATATAAGAGGCCTAATGGAAAAGTTTTGACTAAAAAAGAGTTAAGAAAAAGAGAGATTACTGATAAATATGTAACTGACAAGGATAAAGAATATATACTTAATAAAACAATGGAAAACCCTGATTGGTTTGAAAGATATTATGATCATTCAGTAAAATTTAATGATAATAAATCATTGTCAGATGATGTTTTGATTAAATATCTAAAGAAATAA